The proteins below come from a single Candidatus Marimicrobium litorale genomic window:
- a CDS encoding SDR family oxidoreductase — MKRVIVTGASSGLGRAIALRYAREEADICIADVNMDGAKETQALVESEGGKAWIFSLDVRVPEQWEILKAEVQARWDGLDVLVNNAGVGAGDRIEQGHWEDWEWIIDINLKGVVLGCRAFTAMMKAQGSGHILNTASLAGLMNLPGMASYNVTKAGVVALSETIHYELEPYGIGVTVLCPSFFKTNLGSSLRTTDPTSKERLAELYEASELDADQVADIAFQSMQRNQLICNPHQLGKRAYFVKRYLPWLFSFAMRKAAKETKRGDPGLLSFKGMQ, encoded by the coding sequence ATGAAACGCGTAATAGTCACCGGAGCATCCAGTGGTCTGGGCCGAGCGATTGCGCTCAGGTACGCCAGGGAAGAGGCGGACATTTGTATCGCTGATGTCAATATGGACGGTGCAAAAGAGACTCAGGCATTAGTTGAATCCGAGGGTGGTAAAGCCTGGATATTCTCCCTGGATGTAAGAGTGCCGGAGCAGTGGGAGATCCTCAAAGCCGAGGTTCAGGCCCGGTGGGACGGGCTGGATGTGCTGGTCAACAACGCTGGCGTTGGTGCCGGCGATAGAATCGAACAAGGGCACTGGGAAGACTGGGAGTGGATTATCGATATCAACCTGAAAGGGGTGGTGTTAGGTTGCAGGGCGTTCACTGCAATGATGAAAGCCCAGGGTAGTGGCCACATTCTCAACACGGCATCATTGGCCGGCCTTATGAATCTCCCGGGCATGGCCTCCTACAACGTGACCAAGGCGGGCGTTGTGGCGCTAAGCGAGACGATCCATTATGAACTGGAGCCCTATGGCATTGGCGTAACAGTGTTGTGTCCGAGCTTTTTTAAAACGAATTTGGGCAGTTCGCTGCGTACCACTGACCCGACTTCCAAAGAACGCCTAGCTGAATTGTATGAGGCCTCAGAGCTGGATGCCGATCAGGTGGCAGATATTGCTTTCCAATCAATGCAAAGGAATCAGTTGATCTGCAACCCCCATCAACTGGGTAAGCGTGCTTATTTCGTAAAACGGTATTTGCCCTGGCTCTTTTCTTTTGCGATGCGTAAGGCGGCTAAAGAGACTAAGAGGGGTGACCCCGGGTTGCTATCCTTCAAAGGGATGCAATAG
- a CDS encoding DUF1254 domain-containing protein, translating into MKSKSIKMLLALVVALVVAGGSYWQINFNKDWREQYAYAKGVNAMIYAFPYQLNTVLRYKWSQPTGPEGYQGPVDAVNKFWHATFVDPKNYRDGGTPNADTLYSPAWVYAKEQPIIISVPPIPGDRYFSIELAGFDSDNFSYIGKRTHGNGGGNYAIVPPGWQGVLPDDVEFVAHNPTPWFYAMARIYSDFNDPSDHAEVAAMQSQMQIVALSDWGKDNPPRPPHPPVPDVGEFSEMLLEEDVIAYMKKMVMSDPLSFWHNVNRAMTANGVPERDQRYLKDWADLHIGPNQDIYQADDSVRAGLAAAVFDATMILRDYSTPEERRVNGWGVTPVGFGRSGVHGDFYIRAAIQSMRGIVANDAEEAMYMGASQDQHGDEINSSHTYEIHFKPGQTPPAKYFWSLTIYDQDGNLMLNPYDRYAISSHAKDLTYEADGSLRIFIGGTPPEGKIGNWLPAGEEKTRISLRVYGPEKAMLERTWKPPQVTRL; encoded by the coding sequence ATGAAATCAAAATCGATAAAAATGCTTCTTGCCTTGGTGGTGGCGCTAGTCGTTGCCGGCGGTAGTTATTGGCAGATCAACTTCAATAAAGACTGGCGTGAGCAATATGCCTATGCCAAAGGTGTGAACGCGATGATTTATGCGTTCCCGTACCAATTAAACACAGTACTTCGCTATAAATGGAGTCAGCCCACGGGGCCTGAAGGTTATCAGGGGCCAGTGGATGCGGTAAACAAGTTCTGGCATGCGACCTTTGTCGATCCTAAAAACTATCGCGACGGTGGCACGCCGAATGCCGATACGCTCTACTCACCAGCCTGGGTATACGCAAAAGAACAGCCGATCATTATTAGTGTGCCGCCGATTCCGGGCGACCGATATTTTTCGATTGAGCTGGCGGGTTTTGATTCTGATAATTTTTCCTATATCGGCAAGCGCACCCACGGTAATGGTGGCGGCAATTACGCCATCGTGCCGCCGGGTTGGCAGGGAGTCTTGCCGGATGATGTGGAGTTTGTGGCCCATAACCCAACCCCTTGGTTTTATGCTATGGCCAGAATTTATTCTGACTTCAACGACCCCAGTGATCACGCAGAGGTTGCAGCCATGCAGTCACAAATGCAGATTGTGGCCTTGAGTGACTGGGGTAAAGATAATCCGCCGCGGCCTCCGCATCCGCCCGTCCCTGATGTAGGCGAGTTCAGTGAAATGTTGCTTGAAGAAGATGTCATTGCCTACATGAAAAAAATGGTGATGTCTGATCCCTTGTCTTTTTGGCACAACGTGAACCGGGCGATGACTGCCAATGGCGTTCCGGAGCGTGATCAACGCTATTTGAAAGATTGGGCTGACTTACATATTGGGCCGAATCAAGATATATACCAAGCTGACGACAGCGTGCGTGCAGGCTTAGCGGCGGCTGTATTCGATGCCACGATGATTCTTCGTGACTACAGTACGCCTGAAGAAAGAAGGGTCAACGGTTGGGGTGTGACGCCAGTGGGCTTCGGCCGCTCCGGTGTGCATGGTGACTTCTATATACGCGCAGCTATACAGTCGATGCGAGGTATTGTCGCCAATGATGCCGAAGAAGCCATGTATATGGGGGCGAGCCAAGACCAGCACGGAGACGAGATTAATAGTAGCCATACCTACGAAATCCACTTTAAGCCTGGCCAAACCCCGCCCGCCAAGTATTTTTGGTCGCTCACCATTTACGACCAGGACGGCAACCTGATGCTTAATCCCTATGACCGCTATGCCATCAGCTCTCATGCAAAGGATCTGACCTATGAAGCCGACGGCAGCCTACGCATTTTCATCGGTGGTACACCGCCTGAGGGCAAGATAGGCAATTGGTTGCCGGCGGGTGAGGAAAAAACGCGCATCTCCTTACGTGTTTACGGCCCGGAGAAAGCCATGCTCGAACGCACTTGGAAGCCGCCTCAGGTGACACGGCTTTAG
- a CDS encoding DUF3604 domain-containing protein, with product MLKKLALAAFAVLALGVGVVAVGYHVILDKIGPDSTPRDYALQDDNKVVAPVVQAVGKDDAQNADQHVRAVDAGDGELNLYWGELHLHTAESFDSSMMGNKLGVEDAYRFAKGESLMGAGGETMQLSRPLDFVAITDHAESFGIRTHCNDPNLSLLERAACWVMAQDNPIFLGIIVESARGTADPGDPAVPAGVYQPKSRKVPGADRFPTCKWGGGTVERCYDNVSKDWARYVRLADDYYEPGELTTLIAYEYSPGMPDQGKHHRNVIFRSNVVPERSISSIDAPNAIELWKGLEANCDKADGCDFLTIPHNSNKAWGLTYSRYTYDGQRYGEDDWRLRERREPLAEIFQNKGASECALGVGATDEECAFAQVLDPCLPGELAGCAFQTAFVRQGLKVGLELERELGFNPLQTGVIAATDNHNANPGAVEEWDHRGSVGTISSPAVRRLAGNSRGEKAYQSFLKFNTSGGLAAVWAPENTREAIFDALARRETYATSGPRIALRFYASWDMDEAMIDDPGLVQHLEAAAVPMGSVLSSRQQPGSPEFIVWATRDPMDAPLQRIQMVKGWIDDAGQTHEKVVDIACADGLQVDPATGRCPDNGATVDLTSCQFSAGSGATELKTLWRDPDYDPDQSAFYYVRVLMNPTCRWSSYDAIRLGREPDPRIPATIQERAWSSPIWSRR from the coding sequence ATGCTGAAAAAATTAGCTCTGGCTGCGTTTGCTGTCCTTGCCCTGGGCGTTGGCGTTGTTGCTGTTGGTTATCACGTCATTCTCGACAAAATTGGCCCTGATTCCACACCGCGGGATTATGCCCTGCAAGACGACAATAAAGTTGTGGCGCCCGTCGTTCAGGCAGTTGGCAAAGACGATGCGCAGAACGCTGATCAGCACGTCAGGGCCGTTGATGCTGGTGACGGTGAATTGAACCTGTATTGGGGAGAGCTGCACCTGCACACCGCTGAAAGTTTTGACTCATCAATGATGGGCAACAAGCTAGGTGTTGAAGATGCCTACCGTTTCGCGAAAGGTGAAAGCTTGATGGGCGCTGGCGGTGAGACCATGCAGTTGAGTCGCCCTCTGGATTTTGTGGCGATTACCGATCACGCTGAAAGCTTTGGTATCCGCACGCATTGCAACGATCCAAACCTGTCGCTGCTCGAGCGAGCGGCCTGCTGGGTCATGGCCCAGGATAACCCAATATTTTTAGGCATCATTGTCGAAAGCGCTCGCGGTACGGCCGACCCCGGAGATCCTGCGGTACCGGCAGGTGTCTACCAGCCAAAAAGTCGTAAGGTTCCGGGTGCGGATAGATTTCCTACCTGCAAGTGGGGTGGTGGCACCGTCGAGCGGTGTTATGACAATGTCAGTAAGGATTGGGCTCGCTATGTCCGTCTTGCCGATGACTATTACGAGCCAGGGGAGCTCACCACACTCATTGCCTACGAATATTCGCCCGGCATGCCGGACCAGGGTAAACATCACCGCAATGTCATATTTCGTTCCAATGTCGTGCCTGAACGATCTATTTCGAGCATTGATGCGCCCAATGCGATTGAGCTCTGGAAGGGGCTTGAAGCCAATTGCGATAAAGCCGATGGCTGTGACTTCCTGACCATACCGCATAACTCCAATAAAGCCTGGGGACTGACATATTCTCGCTACACCTATGATGGTCAGCGGTATGGTGAAGATGATTGGCGTCTGCGTGAAAGACGTGAACCCCTGGCTGAGATTTTCCAGAACAAAGGTGCTTCAGAGTGTGCGCTGGGTGTTGGTGCCACGGATGAAGAGTGTGCCTTTGCGCAGGTACTCGATCCCTGCTTGCCGGGTGAACTCGCCGGCTGCGCCTTTCAAACCGCATTCGTTCGTCAGGGTTTGAAGGTTGGCTTGGAACTTGAACGAGAGCTGGGCTTCAATCCACTACAAACTGGCGTTATAGCAGCCACTGACAATCACAACGCCAACCCGGGGGCTGTAGAGGAATGGGACCACCGTGGGTCCGTGGGCACCATCTCTTCGCCCGCAGTGCGCCGCCTTGCCGGCAACAGCCGGGGGGAAAAAGCGTACCAATCCTTTCTCAAATTCAACACCTCGGGCGGCCTGGCCGCGGTATGGGCGCCAGAAAATACCCGCGAGGCTATCTTTGATGCGCTGGCTCGCCGCGAAACCTATGCCACCTCCGGTCCGCGCATCGCGCTGCGTTTTTATGCGAGTTGGGATATGGATGAAGCGATGATCGACGACCCCGGTCTGGTGCAACACCTTGAAGCTGCAGCCGTGCCTATGGGGTCGGTTCTTTCCAGCAGACAACAGCCAGGGTCGCCGGAGTTCATTGTCTGGGCGACTCGGGATCCCATGGATGCCCCACTGCAGCGTATTCAAATGGTCAAAGGCTGGATTGATGATGCGGGTCAAACCCATGAAAAAGTAGTTGATATCGCCTGCGCCGATGGTCTCCAAGTTGATCCAGCAACTGGTCGCTGTCCCGACAATGGTGCCACGGTTGACCTGACAAGCTGCCAGTTCAGTGCTGGTTCCGGTGCCACTGAATTGAAAACTCTCTGGCGTGACCCGGACTACGATCCCGATCAAAGTGCATTTTACTATGTGCGCGTATTAATGAATCCAACCTGTCGCTGGTCCAGCTATGACGCCATTCGTCTTGGCCGAGAACCAGACCCCCGTATACCGGCAACCATTCAGGAAAGGGCCTGGTCTTCGCCGATCTGGTCACGCCGTTAA
- a CDS encoding type 1 glutamine amidotransferase domain-containing protein, producing MKSTLLKGGAAIIAIFAVFILSLPTIMHQAGLHPEYTGETHQLPAGMRALIVTTSHGVLNAAGETTGDPTGIALSELTHPYYSFLDAGMQIEVASIKGGQIPVDPSGLGRVMISPEDKRYLNDPILLAKVENSLNIDNVDFTAYDAIFLVGGWGAAYDLGYSEVLAQQISEAYYGAKAPLMGSVCHGALGFINVKDLGGNKLIAGRAMSGVTDKQVKELGIELTPMHPETELRKAGAVFESQTAFRDVFATHVAIDAEQRFITGQNQNSGMETAQKMIAIMVRK from the coding sequence ATGAAAAGCACGTTACTGAAAGGCGGGGCAGCGATCATTGCCATATTCGCAGTATTCATTCTGTCTTTGCCTACCATCATGCACCAGGCAGGCCTCCACCCCGAATACACAGGCGAAACCCATCAGCTGCCTGCCGGCATGCGTGCTTTGATAGTCACCACCAGTCACGGGGTACTTAATGCCGCAGGGGAAACGACAGGTGACCCTACCGGCATCGCTCTTTCAGAGTTAACACACCCCTATTACAGCTTTCTGGATGCAGGCATGCAGATTGAGGTTGCTAGTATCAAGGGCGGTCAAATTCCGGTGGACCCCAGCGGCCTGGGCCGCGTCATGATCAGCCCTGAAGACAAGCGTTATCTCAACGACCCCATTCTGCTGGCCAAAGTCGAAAACTCCCTGAACATAGACAATGTGGATTTCACCGCGTACGACGCCATCTTTCTCGTCGGCGGTTGGGGCGCGGCATACGACCTGGGCTATTCTGAGGTGTTGGCACAACAGATCAGCGAAGCTTACTACGGAGCCAAAGCACCACTTATGGGCTCGGTATGCCATGGGGCTTTGGGCTTTATCAACGTCAAAGATCTTGGTGGCAACAAACTGATAGCCGGCCGCGCCATGAGCGGGGTCACTGACAAACAGGTTAAAGAGCTTGGTATCGAACTCACCCCCATGCACCCCGAAACGGAGCTGCGTAAAGCCGGTGCGGTTTTTGAAAGCCAAACGGCTTTTCGTGACGTTTTCGCGACCCACGTGGCTATTGATGCCGAGCAACGTTTTATCACCGGGCAGAATCAAAACTCGGGCATGGAAACCGCGCAAAAAATGATTGCTATTATGGTCCGCAAGTAA
- a CDS encoding AraC family transcriptional regulator ligand-binding domain-containing protein — protein sequence MANETLQALAVKAFHDRLQSLGINPLEVIEAAAGRRDSATSAQSTPSVHEVLETAVAMVGDPALAIRIGEDIDLATYGTYGFALMSCSHMGAAMELFLRYGQTFIHSSSWQRSSYENGLILRLGY from the coding sequence ATGGCCAATGAAACGTTGCAGGCGTTAGCCGTTAAGGCCTTTCACGACAGGCTGCAAAGCCTGGGTATCAATCCTCTTGAAGTGATTGAGGCCGCCGCTGGACGCCGTGATTCCGCTACAAGCGCACAATCAACTCCTTCCGTGCATGAAGTGCTTGAAACAGCCGTGGCAATGGTTGGGGACCCTGCGCTAGCGATTAGAATCGGTGAAGATATAGACCTTGCTACCTATGGCACCTACGGTTTCGCCCTCATGAGCTGCTCTCACATGGGCGCTGCTATGGAACTTTTTCTTCGCTATGGGCAAACGTTTATCCACTCTTCCAGCTGGCAGCGTTCAAGCTATGAAAATGGTTTAATCCTTCGCCTGGGGTACTGA